Proteins encoded in a region of the Devosia sp. RR2S18 genome:
- the tnpC gene encoding IS66 family transposase, with the protein MLDAAELPDDIAALKAMLIAAEVRDQRKDERIAQLEKLVAAFKQAAFGRRSEKSDPDQFELALEDLEMAIAVVQAAEDAEDRLARRPAKPRSTNRGSLPKHLPRIEEIIEPESLVCGCGGGLHCIGEDVSERLDVIPAQFRVIVTRRPKYACRSCTDGVVQAPAPARLIPGGLPTEATVAHVLVSKYADHLPLYRQAQIFSRQGVDLDRSTLADWVGRAAFELRPVYAALMADLKRSSKLFMDETRAPVLDPGARKTKTGYFWALARDDRPWNGTAPPGVAFTYAPGRGGLHAEQILQGFGGILQVDGYAGYNRLIAPGRVGAGIQLAYCWAHARRKLIEITRAGTAPIAEEGVRLIGELYTIEAEIRGLGPEQRLAARQERSGPAVARTKAWLDLHRARVSAKAPLGEALSYIAKYWSGLVLFLTDGRIELDNNTVERTIRPIALNRKNALFAGHDAGAENWAVIASLIETCKLNAVDPYAWLAATLHAIIADYKQSRINDLLPWNYAAKLGD; encoded by the coding sequence ATGCTCGATGCCGCCGAACTTCCCGATGACATTGCTGCCCTCAAGGCGATGCTGATCGCAGCGGAGGTGCGTGATCAGCGCAAGGACGAGCGGATCGCTCAACTGGAAAAGCTGGTTGCCGCGTTCAAGCAGGCGGCCTTCGGGCGTCGATCGGAAAAGAGCGACCCGGACCAGTTCGAGCTGGCGCTGGAGGATCTGGAAATGGCAATCGCGGTTGTCCAGGCCGCGGAGGACGCCGAGGACCGGCTGGCCCGACGTCCGGCCAAGCCGCGCAGTACCAATCGTGGTTCACTCCCCAAACACCTGCCGCGGATCGAAGAGATCATCGAACCCGAAAGCCTGGTCTGTGGCTGTGGCGGCGGGCTGCACTGCATCGGCGAGGACGTCTCCGAGCGGCTCGACGTGATCCCGGCCCAGTTCCGCGTGATCGTGACCCGTCGCCCCAAATATGCCTGCCGGTCCTGCACCGACGGCGTGGTGCAGGCGCCGGCGCCCGCTCGGCTGATCCCTGGCGGGCTGCCGACCGAGGCCACGGTCGCCCATGTCCTGGTCAGCAAGTATGCGGACCACCTCCCGCTCTATCGCCAGGCGCAGATCTTCAGTCGTCAGGGTGTTGATCTGGACCGCTCAACGCTGGCCGACTGGGTTGGTCGGGCCGCCTTCGAGTTGCGTCCGGTCTATGCTGCCCTAATGGCGGATCTGAAGCGCTCATCCAAGCTGTTCATGGATGAAACTCGCGCGCCAGTGCTCGATCCCGGTGCCCGCAAAACCAAGACCGGATACTTCTGGGCCCTGGCCCGCGATGATCGTCCCTGGAATGGCACCGCACCACCCGGTGTTGCCTTCACCTATGCCCCGGGCCGAGGTGGTCTTCATGCCGAACAGATATTGCAGGGCTTTGGCGGCATCCTGCAGGTGGATGGCTATGCCGGCTACAACCGACTGATCGCGCCCGGCCGCGTCGGCGCGGGTATCCAACTCGCCTATTGCTGGGCCCATGCCCGTCGCAAGCTGATCGAGATCACGCGCGCCGGCACCGCCCCGATTGCGGAAGAGGGTGTGCGGCTCATCGGCGAGCTCTATACCATCGAAGCCGAGATCCGAGGCCTGGGCCCCGAACAGCGTCTCGCTGCTCGCCAGGAACGATCCGGACCAGCCGTCGCCCGGACAAAGGCTTGGCTCGACCTTCATCGCGCCCGCGTCTCCGCGAAAGCGCCGCTTGGGGAGGCCTTGAGCTACATCGCCAAATACTGGTCGGGGTTAGTGCTGTTCCTCACCGATGGCCGCATCGAGCTCGACAACAATACCGTTGAGCGGACCATCCGCCCGATCGCGCTGAACCGGAAGAACGCGCTCTTCGCCGGCCATGATGCCGGTGCTGAAAACTGGGCTGTCATCGCCTCGTTGATCGAAACCTGCAAGCTCAACGCTGTCGATCCCTATGCCTGGCTGGCCGCAACACTCCACGCCATCATCGCCGACTACAAGCAGAGCCGCATCAACGATCTGCTGCCGTGGAACTATGCTGCAAAGCTGGGCGATTGA
- the tnpB gene encoding IS66 family insertion sequence element accessory protein TnpB (TnpB, as the term is used for proteins encoded by IS66 family insertion elements, is considered an accessory protein, since TnpC, encoded by a neighboring gene, is a DDE family transposase.) — protein sequence MIFPSNRVRIMVATKPIDFRKGHDSLAALVKNVLHEDPFTGTVFVFRARKSDRLKLLYWDGTGLVMAYKRLEEHNFSWPAVKDGLMTLSHAQFEALFSGLDWRRVRAVEARAPEAVE from the coding sequence ATGATCTTCCCCTCGAACCGGGTGCGGATCATGGTAGCCACCAAGCCGATCGACTTCCGCAAAGGTCACGACAGCCTGGCTGCGCTGGTCAAGAACGTGTTGCACGAGGACCCGTTCACCGGCACGGTCTTCGTGTTCCGTGCTCGCAAAAGCGATCGGCTGAAGTTGCTCTACTGGGATGGCACGGGTCTCGTCATGGCCTACAAGCGCCTCGAAGAGCACAACTTCAGCTGGCCTGCGGTGAAGGACGGCCTGATGACGTTGAGCCACGCGCAGTTCGAGGCGCTGTTCTCTGGGCTCGACTGGCGGCGGGTTCGGGCGGTAGAAGCGCGGGCACCAGAAGCGGTCGAATAA
- a CDS encoding DUF6508 domain-containing protein, whose product MPNTSLRIQRLAEFRTRLQDRDDFGELNSTPGSPAYVSLGDTGRDFIEMAYEAGWVEQDFHWMEWNGTAEAARLNRLEGVRTATETEMARVLTALIRGDRFNEGLLLGAFQTGLLTALSERAAVLDAEQCSK is encoded by the coding sequence ATGCCGAATACCAGCCTTCGGATCCAACGGCTCGCGGAGTTCAGAACGCGCTTACAAGACCGAGACGATTTCGGGGAATTGAATTCAACCCCCGGCAGCCCCGCATATGTGAGCTTAGGCGATACGGGGCGTGACTTTATTGAAATGGCTTACGAGGCGGGATGGGTTGAGCAAGACTTCCATTGGATGGAGTGGAACGGAACTGCCGAAGCCGCGCGGTTAAACCGCCTGGAAGGGGTGAGAACAGCGACAGAGACGGAGATGGCCAGAGTGCTGACGGCGTTAATTAGGGGTGATCGCTTCAATGAAGGGCTGCTGCTAGGCGCCTTTCAAACTGGTTTGCTGACCGCCCTTTCAGAACGGGCCGCAGTGTTGGACGCCGAGCAGTGTTCAAAGTAG
- a CDS encoding AAA family ATPase: MDASTLVLPALIALSLLAILTSAIGIVFQIRRERLPDATRYENVRELRQQEERILAERRDELSLVEQKIQERDRLIAEVTAYEERILSLRAEMDDLSSARMDIDAARREAADVAAELAEKQQHLAALEEKLSERQQAWDSIDQEREAKERAVEQAERRLEGLAADIDRLAAERLELDGQLGPLRAEREMAFKALEEARLMDARIAALAVEQERLLSDIADASALKDEADNVRASLTQMRAQAASLEEDVTRLSALRAKLSAETGTEAGPANDQALLADLRQLPGSLAEPAILRARKREEADALREVSLYLRDLGLKYPDRAVKAFHTALKINDYSQLTVLAGVSGTGKSLLPRRYAEAMGIHFLQIAVEPRWDSPQDLLGFYNYVEKRYRATDLARVLVQLDPFDTSGLSQGDRGDHMALVLLDEMNLARVEYYFSEFLSRLEARPRQAEADDSTKRSDARIPLDIRGLKQQLSLFPSHNILFAGTMNDDESTQSLSDKVLDRSNVMQFAAPRNFEKPPADARAQRPEEGQSFTQWRSWLQAPDSMSDQRRRHLDGHIGKLAEIMERCGRPFGHRLRDAMLAYIANYPKDRNGQGDEAPLADQIEYRILPKLRGVDLESRGQEFDDLERLLRDLSEPQFADRLADLRQQQESGTGLFVWRGLTRGE, from the coding sequence ATGGACGCTTCTACGCTGGTCTTACCAGCCCTCATTGCGCTTTCTCTTCTGGCTATCCTCACCTCCGCCATCGGAATCGTGTTCCAAATCCGCCGTGAGCGCCTACCCGACGCTACTCGCTACGAAAATGTTCGGGAGTTGCGCCAACAAGAGGAGCGCATTCTCGCAGAAAGGCGAGATGAACTGAGCTTGGTCGAGCAGAAGATCCAAGAACGCGACAGGCTAATCGCTGAGGTGACTGCATACGAGGAGCGGATCCTTTCACTGCGTGCTGAGATGGACGATCTCTCCTCAGCGCGCATGGACATCGACGCAGCCAGGCGGGAGGCCGCCGACGTCGCGGCAGAGTTAGCTGAGAAGCAGCAGCATCTAGCCGCACTTGAGGAAAAGCTCAGCGAACGTCAGCAGGCTTGGGATAGCATTGACCAAGAGAGAGAAGCCAAAGAACGCGCCGTTGAGCAGGCGGAGCGAAGACTAGAGGGTCTTGCTGCCGATATCGACCGTTTGGCGGCTGAACGGCTGGAACTTGACGGGCAGTTGGGGCCTCTCCGCGCTGAAAGAGAAATGGCCTTCAAGGCGCTGGAGGAAGCCCGTTTGATGGATGCACGGATCGCTGCACTCGCGGTGGAACAAGAGCGCCTCTTATCAGACATTGCAGATGCCTCGGCCCTGAAGGACGAAGCAGACAACGTTCGAGCTTCACTCACGCAGATGCGAGCTCAGGCCGCCAGTCTTGAAGAGGATGTGACAAGGCTCTCTGCGCTTCGGGCAAAACTCTCGGCGGAAACTGGCACTGAAGCTGGGCCAGCCAACGATCAAGCGTTGCTTGCCGATTTGCGGCAGCTACCGGGTTCGCTTGCTGAGCCAGCGATACTACGCGCGCGTAAGCGGGAGGAAGCGGATGCGCTTAGGGAGGTATCACTCTACCTTCGGGATCTTGGGCTCAAGTATCCTGACAGAGCCGTTAAGGCATTCCACACTGCGCTTAAGATCAATGACTATTCTCAGCTAACCGTTCTCGCGGGTGTTTCGGGAACCGGCAAGAGCCTCCTACCCCGCCGGTACGCGGAGGCTATGGGTATTCATTTCCTGCAGATTGCGGTCGAACCGCGATGGGATAGTCCTCAGGATCTTCTCGGCTTCTACAACTATGTAGAAAAGCGCTATAGGGCCACGGATCTCGCTCGAGTGCTTGTACAGCTGGATCCATTTGACACATCCGGGCTCTCTCAGGGGGACCGCGGCGACCACATGGCGCTTGTTCTCCTCGACGAGATGAACCTCGCACGAGTGGAGTATTACTTTTCAGAGTTCTTGAGCCGATTAGAAGCTCGGCCGCGCCAAGCTGAGGCGGACGATAGTACCAAGCGCAGTGACGCCCGCATCCCGCTGGATATCAGAGGATTGAAGCAGCAACTCTCGCTCTTTCCGTCGCACAACATCCTTTTCGCCGGAACCATGAATGACGACGAGAGCACGCAGTCGCTTTCTGACAAGGTTTTGGACCGAAGCAACGTCATGCAGTTCGCGGCTCCCCGCAACTTCGAAAAACCACCCGCGGATGCAAGAGCACAGAGACCGGAAGAGGGTCAGAGCTTCACGCAGTGGCGCAGTTGGCTGCAGGCGCCCGACTCAATGAGTGATCAGCGACGCCGCCATCTCGATGGTCACATCGGGAAACTGGCAGAGATTATGGAACGCTGCGGTCGCCCGTTTGGGCACCGGCTAAGGGACGCAATGTTGGCTTACATTGCGAACTATCCAAAAGATCGAAATGGGCAAGGTGATGAGGCACCACTGGCCGATCAAATTGAGTATCGAATTCTCCCGAAGCTGCGTGGAGTCGATCTGGAAAGCCGTGGACAGGAGTTCGATGATCTTGAGCGTTTGCTCCGCGACTTGAGTGAACCCCAGTTTGCCGATCGCCTTGCTGATCTTCGCCAGCAGCAGGAGTCCGGAACAGGTCTTTTTGTCTGGCGGGGGCTCACTAGAGGCGAATGA
- a CDS encoding DUF2357 domain-containing protein: MDVIVRQALELSRTLDELDRSPRRVLRRTHEMLPLARVQEMDRRAMNWLVRQPGETLAERAGDAQRVLAVVRRENFDTLENRVVRAYSELAGFVARDYLERNARKRATGRALRVKDYGKRVKRLSRDFTQLNIRSTEPGVTPNFVLQQNPSYHAVWEAWQELLDQDKQIDDLWIWQAASWEEFCALALNVAIGTISGAKLIASAPLIFREEQQQGSWISHDNPLGVFHLPDHKVVVEVQFRVAERTSAQADLGTQLWVRFGHTDDPAGFHKYLPVWCLWDAAGGLPRGEVTEVATLIQRYRSAGVVGSLVIRPAPHETLEVVEAEGSALAVSMASEGPGLRDAINTIAQFIISMVEREVSR; the protein is encoded by the coding sequence ATGGACGTTATCGTTCGTCAGGCGCTCGAACTTTCGCGCACATTGGACGAGCTCGATCGGTCTCCACGTCGTGTACTACGGCGTACGCATGAAATGCTCCCCCTCGCCAGAGTGCAGGAGATGGACCGCCGCGCCATGAATTGGCTGGTTCGCCAACCTGGGGAAACACTTGCGGAACGTGCAGGCGACGCTCAGCGCGTCCTGGCTGTGGTCCGGCGTGAAAACTTCGATACTCTCGAAAACCGAGTTGTAAGAGCCTATTCCGAACTTGCTGGTTTTGTGGCTCGTGACTACCTGGAACGCAACGCTCGAAAACGAGCAACTGGTCGGGCGCTCCGGGTAAAGGACTATGGCAAGCGCGTTAAGCGACTGTCGCGAGATTTCACCCAGCTAAATATCCGTTCAACCGAGCCCGGCGTAACCCCGAACTTCGTTCTTCAACAGAACCCGAGCTATCATGCCGTTTGGGAAGCATGGCAAGAGCTACTCGATCAAGATAAGCAGATTGATGACCTGTGGATATGGCAGGCCGCGTCTTGGGAAGAGTTCTGCGCCCTTGCGCTAAATGTAGCAATCGGGACGATCTCTGGGGCCAAACTAATTGCGTCTGCTCCTCTCATTTTCAGGGAGGAACAGCAGCAAGGGTCCTGGATTTCACACGACAACCCTCTGGGTGTATTCCATCTCCCAGACCATAAAGTCGTTGTTGAGGTGCAATTTCGTGTCGCCGAGCGCACAAGCGCACAGGCCGATCTCGGAACGCAGCTGTGGGTTCGCTTTGGACATACTGACGATCCTGCTGGCTTCCACAAATACCTGCCGGTGTGGTGCTTGTGGGACGCCGCGGGCGGCCTGCCAAGGGGGGAAGTGACAGAAGTCGCTACCCTAATCCAACGGTATCGGAGTGCCGGTGTGGTCGGCAGCCTAGTGATCCGTCCTGCTCCTCACGAGACCTTAGAAGTGGTCGAGGCAGAAGGCTCAGCCCTGGCGGTAAGCATGGCCTCTGAAGGACCAGGGTTGCGGGACGCGATCAATACCATCGCTCAGTTCATCATCAGCATGGTAGAGCGGGAGGTTAGCCGGTGA
- a CDS encoding DEAD/DEAH box helicase family protein — protein MKWSHVADELEKYALVASSLLDDGQRATIVELADRVRSGKRAALLADEVGMGKTRIAAALIEAVRRAGGRSAIVLPAGLGVQWQKEIRLFNPDDKTLLPLRSYDSFISGYLHVGDSEGDVRRQRSHSEWLTSRRQQRELPENAWDNEQIVMISHTFAAMQFPARNDGPAGGWRRELLPNVARLVAGRRRNILRDNFYANEMGHVHATRRAALAIAKNIESHELTHDLSGDQRWLPADEYKRKILPLIGYGLGQFDLVVVDEAHKARGSNSSLSNILGPITWESNDPFRLGMTATPVELDASQWIDTLGRLSGRDDKHDVTALGELAEWISGYVGSVQRIQQEELDEGLTIEFESAAEEFRKALKPFVLRRDKRDDPEFRAFQDKYGDYRNVKDIAVTPESEGFTIDWLRRFCAAEALSLLPQNDQRVKRARLSVAQGYGFGLSSDEETEIASVPEATGEAPHEIWLDAFSKGSADIYDHPAILAAVALIESYAEQGKKVLVFGRFIAPMNALTRLLDAREMLRRLRDGKRWPGKSVRKENILAVLAAARDHTLNVPPGGITAIDHLLETQYSEWANARRTDLARLHREIEELAQHDGSAELLVRFLRHDGEVELRGDIGSLLEALEERRQATDGSWTGEELLVLFKTLVAELSGDEDDENPDDLSSRLAVHLADYSGREGNFARMMSGDTSPQTRRLLQAAFNRPASWPMVLLAQSRVGREGLNLHEACRTIVLLHAEWNPGVVEQQIGRVDRKNSLWLKDFKQWQPSAGDEGPPRILVHPIVVKGTYDDHQWQILKARWSELRAQLHGDVLPQLTSQTPYTPEKQAFANRISIATPSFAPPKLSKHSKE, from the coding sequence ATGAAGTGGTCACACGTTGCAGATGAACTCGAAAAATACGCGCTTGTAGCATCTTCGCTTCTGGATGACGGACAGCGTGCTACAATCGTGGAACTGGCCGACCGAGTGCGCTCAGGCAAACGCGCCGCATTACTCGCCGATGAAGTTGGCATGGGTAAAACGCGGATCGCCGCGGCTTTGATTGAGGCGGTGAGGCGGGCGGGTGGTAGATCAGCGATTGTCTTGCCCGCCGGGCTGGGGGTGCAGTGGCAAAAGGAAATTCGTCTCTTCAACCCCGATGATAAGACCCTTTTGCCGCTCCGCAGTTACGACAGCTTCATTTCTGGCTACCTGCACGTCGGTGACTCAGAGGGCGACGTTCGCCGCCAACGCAGTCATAGCGAATGGCTGACGTCTCGCCGGCAACAGCGCGAACTGCCAGAAAACGCTTGGGACAATGAGCAGATCGTTATGATCTCTCATACTTTCGCTGCCATGCAGTTTCCTGCCCGCAATGACGGTCCGGCCGGCGGGTGGAGGCGCGAACTGTTGCCGAACGTTGCGAGGTTAGTCGCGGGACGACGCAGAAATATCCTGCGTGACAATTTTTACGCCAATGAGATGGGGCATGTTCACGCTACTCGGCGGGCCGCGCTGGCAATAGCTAAAAATATTGAGAGCCATGAGCTCACGCACGATCTTTCGGGAGATCAGAGGTGGCTACCAGCCGATGAATACAAGCGAAAAATTCTACCCCTTATTGGATACGGTCTTGGCCAGTTTGACTTAGTGGTGGTGGACGAGGCGCACAAAGCGCGTGGTAGCAATTCCAGTCTCTCAAACATCCTTGGACCGATCACTTGGGAAAGCAACGACCCCTTCAGGTTAGGGATGACCGCAACTCCTGTTGAGCTGGACGCAAGCCAGTGGATTGATACGCTCGGTCGACTTAGCGGCCGCGATGATAAGCACGATGTGACCGCTCTTGGAGAGCTTGCTGAATGGATCAGCGGCTATGTTGGAAGTGTCCAGCGCATTCAGCAAGAAGAGCTTGATGAGGGTCTAACGATTGAGTTTGAAAGCGCGGCTGAGGAGTTCCGTAAGGCGCTGAAACCTTTCGTTCTGCGTCGAGACAAAAGAGATGATCCCGAATTTCGTGCTTTCCAAGATAAGTATGGCGATTATCGCAACGTAAAGGACATCGCCGTCACGCCTGAATCGGAAGGCTTCACGATTGATTGGCTTCGTAGGTTCTGCGCAGCGGAGGCGTTATCTCTGCTGCCGCAAAACGACCAGCGAGTTAAGCGAGCTAGGCTTTCAGTTGCGCAAGGCTATGGATTTGGCCTGTCTAGCGATGAAGAGACTGAAATTGCCTCGGTCCCTGAAGCGACAGGGGAGGCGCCACATGAAATTTGGTTGGACGCTTTCAGCAAAGGGTCGGCAGATATTTACGACCACCCGGCCATCCTTGCTGCTGTAGCGCTTATTGAAAGTTACGCTGAGCAGGGTAAAAAAGTATTGGTTTTTGGTCGATTCATCGCACCAATGAACGCTCTCACTCGCCTCCTTGACGCCCGCGAAATGTTAAGGCGTCTAAGAGACGGTAAGCGTTGGCCGGGGAAATCGGTTCGCAAAGAAAATATTCTTGCAGTTCTTGCTGCGGCACGAGACCACACGCTTAACGTGCCACCCGGGGGAATTACGGCAATAGACCATCTCCTTGAGACTCAATACAGCGAATGGGCTAACGCGCGAAGAACTGACTTGGCACGGCTCCATCGTGAAATTGAGGAGCTTGCTCAACACGACGGAAGTGCCGAGCTGTTAGTTCGCTTTTTACGGCACGATGGCGAAGTGGAGTTGCGAGGCGATATCGGTTCGCTGTTGGAGGCATTGGAAGAGAGACGTCAGGCAACCGACGGATCTTGGACCGGGGAGGAGCTCTTGGTCTTGTTCAAGACATTGGTGGCGGAACTTTCTGGCGATGAAGACGACGAAAATCCGGACGATCTTTCATCACGATTGGCGGTCCACTTGGCAGATTACTCTGGACGCGAAGGCAATTTCGCCCGCATGATGTCTGGCGACACCAGTCCCCAGACAAGACGGCTCCTCCAAGCGGCATTCAATCGTCCGGCCAGTTGGCCGATGGTCCTGCTAGCCCAATCACGCGTTGGGCGAGAAGGCCTTAACCTGCACGAAGCGTGCCGTACAATTGTCCTTTTACACGCGGAGTGGAACCCAGGTGTTGTCGAACAACAGATCGGGCGTGTCGATCGAAAAAACAGTCTGTGGCTGAAGGATTTCAAGCAGTGGCAGCCCAGTGCTGGCGATGAAGGCCCGCCTCGTATTCTCGTACATCCGATAGTTGTCAAGGGAACTTACGACGATCATCAATGGCAGATACTGAAGGCTCGTTGGTCGGAGCTGCGAGCTCAACTTCATGGTGATGTGCTCCCGCAGCTCACCAGCCAAACGCCATATACTCCAGAGAAACAGGCGTTTGCTAATCGTATTTCAATAGCCACACCAAGCTTCGCGCCGCCGAAGCTTTCGAAACATAGTAAGGAATAA
- a CDS encoding AAA domain-containing protein, which yields MERLPEGFREALQRRTLRTAAVGWPVSVFQTPEGTACIPGLIVPVTWRIDGADLRIIPEAVEPSLNPAWLQRAARNSKWNQEQLLETLLNAEEQGLAGIGDRIRYALATLGAGELRPADLAQSLPLSSQGVRNAAALFLSEDATFTKGAAADLESLASLPAEALQDSALYRMLVGGSSAGDPIASPIPISDLTDSQLLAADACLAGPLTVVQGPPGTGKSQLILTLLASAVLNGRSVLFAAKNHQALNEVEKRLAELISDVPLLVRGRDAEGERDVSFLDVMAELAREEAAQSAGAGDVDDQLKSVVDAAARAGENRRRMHLLQNAHSALSELADRQDAPEPKRMWGHASRLNWLLALFRRIRAPRPQNILDALPAEASLASVQERRGELRALIARTTAELESGKAEAKQTFESALGLLRKVAALRTKPNAEQWRRISDRYRDLDFNRVKRSTALSAADAADVVRHRPIWAMSTLSVPSRIPLIPGLFDYVVFDEASQCDVASALPLLARARRAVIVGDPMQLRFIPSLSNRTEHALMDAAGLPKTSRFDFAQSTNSLFDFASRRTMAQRCFLRDQFRSAPAIVDYLNADFYQGRLVGRRENDFFNPPKAYKPGLAWEDVQGLATREDGGTVNADEAKRICDLLADLAADDSFRGSVGVLSPFNAQVALITREVSSRLSVEQRKRLALHVATIDKFQGGEADVIFFSLVLTRSAPFSARTFLSKERRRLNVAISRARAVCIVVGDLEYAQRCGIKHIEYLSGKANGNWSPPRAPFDSLWERRLDTAMRNRGLQPVPQYPVGSKYLDFALDPDGAKINIEVDGRRWHTDADGERKVSDRIRDEEMRARGWRVMRFWVHELQADMGGCIDRIQREYNERRAAKS from the coding sequence ATGGAGCGCCTTCCCGAGGGATTCAGAGAAGCACTACAGCGTCGGACCTTAAGAACGGCTGCCGTTGGTTGGCCTGTTTCGGTCTTCCAAACACCAGAGGGTACTGCTTGTATTCCCGGGCTGATCGTACCTGTTACCTGGCGCATTGATGGTGCTGATCTCCGCATCATTCCCGAAGCTGTTGAACCTAGTCTCAATCCTGCATGGCTTCAGAGAGCAGCGAGGAATTCAAAGTGGAACCAGGAGCAGCTTCTCGAAACGCTTCTTAATGCGGAAGAGCAGGGACTCGCGGGCATTGGAGATCGCATTCGCTATGCGCTGGCAACGCTCGGTGCTGGTGAGCTCCGACCCGCCGATCTAGCGCAATCACTTCCACTTTCGTCGCAAGGAGTTCGTAACGCTGCAGCTCTTTTCTTGTCGGAGGACGCTACCTTCACCAAGGGCGCTGCGGCGGATCTGGAAAGCCTAGCGAGCCTGCCGGCGGAAGCTCTACAAGACTCGGCGCTATACCGGATGCTTGTCGGCGGGTCGTCAGCGGGAGATCCGATTGCTTCTCCCATTCCTATCTCGGACTTGACAGATAGTCAGCTCTTGGCAGCTGACGCATGCCTGGCCGGCCCTCTAACCGTTGTTCAAGGGCCGCCCGGCACTGGCAAGAGCCAACTGATTTTAACGCTACTGGCGTCAGCTGTTTTGAACGGGCGGTCCGTTTTGTTTGCGGCGAAAAATCATCAGGCTCTGAACGAAGTAGAAAAGAGACTGGCTGAACTCATTTCTGACGTCCCCCTCTTGGTACGAGGAAGAGACGCCGAAGGGGAACGTGACGTTAGCTTCCTCGATGTCATGGCAGAATTGGCAAGAGAGGAAGCAGCTCAGAGTGCTGGTGCTGGTGATGTTGATGATCAGCTCAAATCCGTTGTGGATGCCGCCGCTCGTGCTGGCGAAAACCGGCGTAGAATGCATCTACTGCAAAATGCACATAGTGCACTGTCTGAATTAGCGGACCGTCAGGATGCACCCGAGCCAAAGCGAATGTGGGGTCATGCCTCGCGACTGAATTGGCTACTAGCTTTATTCCGCCGCATTAGGGCGCCAAGGCCGCAGAATATCTTGGATGCGCTCCCGGCGGAGGCGAGCCTCGCCAGTGTGCAGGAGCGCAGGGGTGAGTTAAGGGCGCTGATAGCCCGGACTACTGCCGAGCTGGAGAGCGGGAAGGCCGAAGCAAAGCAAACCTTCGAAAGTGCGCTCGGTCTGCTGAGGAAAGTGGCGGCCCTTCGTACCAAACCGAATGCGGAGCAATGGCGCCGAATATCAGATCGGTATCGGGACCTGGATTTTAATCGAGTTAAACGCTCCACCGCCCTCTCTGCGGCCGATGCGGCAGATGTGGTGCGCCATCGGCCTATTTGGGCAATGAGCACACTGTCTGTGCCCTCTCGGATCCCTTTGATACCGGGGCTTTTTGATTATGTTGTTTTCGATGAAGCGAGCCAATGCGACGTTGCATCAGCGCTCCCTCTACTGGCGCGGGCCCGTCGGGCGGTAATCGTCGGCGATCCCATGCAGCTCCGCTTCATTCCGAGCCTGAGCAATCGAACCGAACATGCATTGATGGACGCGGCGGGGCTGCCAAAGACGAGCCGCTTTGATTTTGCGCAAAGCACTAATTCTCTGTTCGACTTCGCGAGCCGTCGAACCATGGCACAACGCTGTTTCCTCCGGGATCAGTTTAGGTCCGCCCCTGCAATTGTGGACTACCTCAATGCCGACTTCTACCAAGGCCGGCTTGTTGGTCGACGCGAGAACGACTTTTTCAATCCGCCTAAAGCCTACAAGCCGGGGTTGGCGTGGGAAGACGTTCAAGGACTAGCCACACGCGAGGATGGAGGTACCGTTAACGCCGACGAGGCCAAACGCATCTGCGATCTGTTGGCGGACCTGGCTGCTGACGACAGCTTCAGAGGTTCAGTTGGCGTCTTGTCGCCGTTCAACGCTCAAGTGGCACTGATTACGAGGGAAGTGAGCAGCCGTTTGTCTGTCGAACAGCGCAAGCGCCTTGCCCTTCATGTCGCCACCATTGACAAATTTCAGGGTGGAGAAGCCGACGTTATCTTCTTCTCTCTTGTTCTAACAAGGTCAGCGCCTTTTTCGGCACGAACCTTTCTATCAAAAGAGCGGCGTCGCTTGAATGTTGCGATCAGCCGAGCCCGCGCCGTCTGCATAGTCGTCGGCGATCTAGAGTACGCCCAGAGATGCGGCATCAAGCACATTGAGTACCTGTCTGGTAAGGCCAACGGCAATTGGAGTCCTCCACGCGCGCCGTTCGATAGCCTATGGGAGCGCCGGCTAGACACCGCAATGCGGAATCGAGGACTTCAGCCGGTACCTCAGTACCCTGTTGGCTCAAAATATCTGGACTTCGCCCTCGACCCAGATGGGGCAAAAATCAACATCGAAGTCGATGGACGCCGGTGGCACACGGACGCCGACGGAGAACGCAAAGTAAGTGACCGCATACGCGACGAAGAAATGAGGGCAAGGGGCTGGCGAGTCATGCGCTTCTGGGTGCATGAACTGCAAGCTGATATGGGGGGCTGTATTGACCGAATCCAACGAGAATATAACGAGCGACGAGCGGCCAAGTCGTAG